One Micromonospora craniellae genomic region harbors:
- a CDS encoding DUF305 domain-containing protein, whose amino-acid sequence MAPAVRRRLVAVALVIPFLLGACGSPAAQPPPVSTSDTTVAEITAGDEYNDTDVMFLQMFVHHQRQALQMTATAVKRAQDPELKTLAQAVQVTESDELKMIEGWLKSWGKSTEVDTAPNLHAHHGGLPGTGPAEIEALTTVKEAEFDTAFLSLFLAHQHNAMELANLVRTGGKNAETKAFGERVRASRQGGIQQMLKLMTK is encoded by the coding sequence GTGGCTCCCGCTGTGAGGCGCCGACTGGTCGCTGTGGCCCTCGTCATCCCGTTCCTGCTCGGCGCGTGCGGCTCGCCCGCCGCACAGCCGCCGCCCGTGTCGACGAGTGACACGACGGTCGCCGAGATCACGGCCGGCGACGAGTACAACGACACCGACGTGATGTTCCTCCAGATGTTCGTCCACCACCAGCGGCAGGCCCTGCAGATGACCGCCACCGCGGTGAAGCGGGCCCAGGACCCGGAGCTGAAGACCCTGGCCCAGGCGGTGCAGGTCACCGAATCCGACGAGCTGAAGATGATCGAGGGCTGGCTCAAGAGCTGGGGCAAGTCCACCGAGGTCGACACCGCGCCCAACCTGCACGCCCACCACGGCGGACTGCCCGGCACCGGACCGGCCGAGATCGAGGCGTTGACGACGGTCAAGGAAGCCGAGTTCGACACCGCGTTCCTGAGCCTCTTCCTGGCCCACCAGCACAACGCGATGGAGCTGGCCAACCTGGTCCGCACCGGCGGGAAGAACGCCGAGACCAAAGCCTTCGGCGAGCGGGTACGCGCCTCCCGGCAGGGCGGGATCCAGCAGATGCTGAAACTGATGACCAAGTAG
- a CDS encoding ATP-binding protein, translating to MPSLHAQTSTPDFGTTRLDRAGASLDLEDFNREVELAGALTEPALKIKALRSALSLWRGRALTGSTSAPLLSQVVSVEEMRLTVLEQCVNLELESGEHSALIGELTAAVAENPFRERFVAQLMIALCRSGARAEALRVFDNTRRLLREELGMDPEPQLAELHYRILTNGLLPGTTDPAAVPEPELPWRNLPGEGIRLTGREREAATVLRTLQQHAEGAGETPPAVVAIDGMAGIGKTALAAHWAHRARHHFPDGQLYINMYGYANRAPVRPAEALAQFVRALGAPVQSIPLGVDELSALYRSLLADRRVLVVIDNVASVSDVRPLLPATPGCMVLVTSRNRLRGLVALDGACRLHLDVLTPDDANTMFTHLLGRQAGNTGSENIDALAAACAYLPLAMRIAAATIADRPAQSVEHYIDKLNVGDRLHLLSTGDDERSMVGAAFDLSYRALPEGARRMFCLLGVAPGNDISVSAAAALLGDTVSMAELLLEQLVATHLLDEHRPGRFSHHDLMRLYARRQAQIEFTSEMRCAALGRLLAHYLQTADSAARQLYPQMFRLRLSDPPPGVPVVSLNDHQAALGWLDHERPNLVALAKVVTDSEVRPLIWLLADTLRGYLALRQYMHDWFTIAEAGLAAACAEGSVIGQAAAHHSLAQACHSTTRYAKSISHLRQAFALSEQAGWSEGRTAALCNLGIVYSDLGELEAAVSHFTRALHANEVSNSLAGIAVNLNNLGDTYRRMGKLLESVDYLAAALVRYRMLRSPTGQASVLTGLGGVRRELGHLAAARSLIDEGLEVHRGIGDRYGEATALIELSRVRADSGEHEEAFGAAVEALALSEELGDRQMEADAHNGIGQALALQGDVKGAMAHYEQALRRAHQTGSLRPEAEALIGSAVLLGRTDRRAEAAERASRAVEMTRRAGYRSLERRAAAALEAARRPWPTARVPRQRGREAAEVGVGGRSPTRDAAETP from the coding sequence ATGCCCTCTCTTCATGCCCAGACATCGACCCCTGACTTCGGAACTACTCGTCTAGACCGCGCGGGTGCGTCGCTCGACCTGGAGGATTTCAACCGCGAGGTCGAGCTGGCCGGAGCGCTGACCGAACCGGCGCTCAAGATCAAAGCACTGCGCTCTGCGTTGTCGCTTTGGCGTGGCCGGGCGTTGACCGGGTCGACCAGCGCACCCTTGCTGTCCCAGGTTGTCAGCGTCGAGGAGATGCGGCTGACTGTCCTCGAACAGTGTGTCAATCTCGAACTGGAGAGTGGCGAGCACTCGGCGCTCATCGGCGAACTGACGGCGGCCGTGGCCGAGAACCCGTTCCGTGAGCGTTTCGTGGCACAGTTGATGATCGCGTTGTGTCGTTCGGGGGCGCGGGCTGAGGCGCTGAGGGTGTTCGACAACACGCGCCGTCTCCTGCGCGAGGAACTGGGCATGGACCCAGAGCCGCAGTTGGCGGAGCTTCACTATCGCATCCTCACAAACGGGCTGCTGCCCGGCACCACCGATCCAGCAGCTGTGCCCGAGCCGGAGCTCCCCTGGCGTAACCTGCCGGGCGAAGGAATTCGGCTCACCGGCCGAGAACGGGAGGCTGCCACCGTTCTGCGGACTCTTCAGCAGCATGCCGAAGGTGCTGGCGAGACGCCTCCGGCTGTCGTCGCGATCGACGGGATGGCGGGCATCGGTAAGACGGCGCTCGCGGCACACTGGGCTCACCGCGCCCGGCACCACTTCCCGGATGGCCAGCTCTACATCAACATGTACGGCTACGCGAACCGGGCACCGGTGCGTCCCGCCGAGGCGCTCGCCCAGTTCGTCCGAGCTCTCGGGGCACCGGTGCAGAGCATCCCACTGGGCGTCGACGAACTGTCCGCGCTGTACCGTTCGCTGCTGGCGGACCGTCGTGTGCTCGTCGTGATCGACAACGTCGCGTCGGTCAGTGACGTCCGTCCGCTGCTGCCGGCGACACCCGGGTGCATGGTGCTCGTGACGAGCCGGAACCGCTTACGTGGGTTGGTGGCTCTGGATGGGGCGTGTCGGCTGCATCTCGACGTGCTGACTCCGGATGACGCCAACACCATGTTTACTCACCTGCTTGGCCGGCAAGCGGGGAACACCGGGTCGGAGAACATCGACGCCCTAGCCGCAGCCTGTGCCTATCTCCCGCTCGCCATGCGTATTGCGGCCGCGACCATCGCGGACCGGCCGGCGCAGTCGGTGGAGCATTACATCGACAAGCTCAACGTCGGCGATCGGCTTCATCTGCTGTCCACCGGCGACGACGAGCGGAGCATGGTGGGTGCCGCCTTCGATCTCTCCTACCGCGCACTGCCGGAAGGGGCGCGGAGAATGTTCTGCCTGCTGGGGGTCGCGCCAGGCAATGACATCTCCGTGTCCGCCGCGGCCGCGTTGCTGGGCGACACCGTCTCGATGGCAGAACTGCTGCTGGAACAGCTGGTCGCCACCCATCTGTTGGACGAGCACCGTCCGGGCCGGTTCAGCCACCACGATCTTATGCGCCTGTACGCCCGACGGCAGGCACAGATCGAGTTCACAAGCGAGATGCGGTGTGCCGCCCTGGGGCGGCTGCTGGCCCACTACCTGCAAACTGCGGACTCTGCCGCCCGTCAGTTGTACCCTCAGATGTTTCGGCTCCGGCTGTCGGACCCGCCACCGGGCGTCCCGGTGGTGTCACTGAACGACCATCAGGCGGCACTGGGTTGGCTCGATCACGAACGACCCAACCTCGTGGCACTGGCCAAGGTGGTCACCGACAGCGAGGTGCGTCCGTTGATCTGGCTGCTCGCGGACACGCTGCGTGGCTATCTCGCCCTACGCCAGTACATGCACGACTGGTTCACCATCGCCGAGGCTGGGCTGGCCGCCGCATGCGCCGAGGGCAGTGTGATCGGGCAGGCGGCAGCGCATCACAGTCTCGCGCAGGCGTGCCACAGCACGACGCGTTACGCCAAGTCCATCAGCCACCTGCGCCAGGCATTCGCACTCAGTGAGCAGGCTGGCTGGTCAGAGGGGCGCACGGCGGCGCTGTGCAATCTGGGCATCGTCTACAGCGATCTCGGTGAGCTTGAGGCGGCTGTGTCGCACTTCACCCGGGCGCTGCATGCGAACGAGGTCAGCAACAGCCTCGCTGGGATCGCGGTCAACCTGAACAACCTTGGTGACACGTACCGGCGCATGGGCAAGCTCCTGGAATCGGTCGACTATCTTGCCGCCGCGCTGGTTCGCTACCGCATGTTGAGGTCTCCGACCGGGCAGGCCAGCGTGTTGACCGGGCTTGGCGGGGTCCGGAGGGAACTGGGTCACCTGGCTGCCGCCAGGAGCCTGATCGACGAGGGTCTGGAGGTCCATCGAGGCATCGGAGACCGTTACGGCGAGGCGACTGCCCTGATCGAGCTGAGCCGGGTACGGGCCGACAGCGGCGAGCACGAGGAAGCCTTCGGTGCCGCGGTCGAGGCACTCGCGCTGAGTGAGGAACTCGGCGACCGTCAGATGGAGGCCGACGCCCACAACGGGATCGGGCAGGCGCTTGCTCTCCAGGGTGACGTTAAGGGTGCGATGGCTCACTATGAGCAGGCGTTGCGCAGAGCTCACCAGACTGGCTCGCTGCGTCCGGAAGCGGAGGCCCTGATCGGATCGGCGGTGCTACTCGGCCGGACTGATCGGCGGGCCGAGGCCGCCGAGCGGGCGAGCCGTGCGGTGGAGATGACCCGTCGGGCGGGCTATCGCAGCCTGGAGCGGCGTGCCGCCGCTGCGCTGGAAGCGGCTCGGCGGCCCTGGCCAACGGCTCGTGTTCCACGCCAGCGCGGTCGCGAAGCCGCAGAGGTGGGCGTCGGGGGCCGATCGCCGACCCGGGATGCGGCGGAGACGCCCTGA